The Mycobacterium haemophilum DSM 44634 sequence CGCTGGCGCCGCTCGGCGGCGTCTTGTCGAAGGTCCCGTTCAGGGCCCACGAGGTGACGTCGCTGCCGGCGCCGATGTTCCACGCGCTGGGCTATCTGCACGCCACGCTGGCGATGTTCCTGGGCTCCACGCTGGTGCTGCGGCGCCGGTTCAAGCCCGCGACAGCGCTCGAAGACATCGAAAAGCACCAGGCGACAGCCATAGTGGTGGTTCCGGTCATGCTGTCGCGGATCCTCGACACGCTCGAGAAAATGGAGACCAAGCCCGATCTGTCCAGCCTGCGGGTGGTGTTCGTATCCGGATCGCAGTTGGGCGCCGAACTGGCCACCCGCGCGCTCGACGACCTCGGCCCCGTCATCTACAACATGTACGGCTCGACCGAGATCGCGTTCGCCACGATCGCGGGACCTAAGGACCTGCAAATCAACTCGGCGACAGTTGGTCCGGTGGTTAAGGGCGTGAAGGTCAAGATCCTTGACGACAGCGGCAAAGAAGTGCCGCGCGGCCAGGTCGGCCGGATTTTCGTCGGGAACGCCTTCCCATTCGAGGGCTACACCGGCGGCGGCGGCAAGCAGATCATTGACGGCCTGTTGTCGTCGGGCGACGTCGGCTACTTCGACGAGCACGGCTTGCTGTACGTCAGTGGCCGTGACGATGAGATGATCGTTTCCGGCGGCGAGAACGTGTTTCCTGCCGAAGTCGAGGATTTGATCAGCGGGCATCCCGACGTGGTGGAGGCCACCGCGATCGGTGTCGACGACAAGGAGTGGGGCGCTCGACTGCGCGCCTTCGTTGTCAAGAAGCAGGACGCCACCATTGACGAGGACGCAATCAAAACCTATGTCCGCGACCACCTGGCCCGCTACAAGGTGCCGCGGGAAGTGATCTTTCTCGACGAGCTACCGCGTAACCCCACCGGTAAGGTCCTCAAGCGCGAGTTACGCGATTTCGAGGTTCGTTAACGGCAATCTCGGGGCCTCCCTTACGGTTACCGGCGGGCCTGAATGGTGCGCGTGACTTGGGCGGAGAGCTTGGGGTCGGTCAGGAGTTGCTCGATCAGTGCGGTAAAGACCTCTTGTCCCGTGACGCGGGCGACGCCGAGGCGGTCGGCGGCTTGTTGCTGCCAGAGGTCGAGGGCTCGGTGTGTCGCGAGTGAGAGGTCAACAGTTCGTCGTGTTCGCTGCTCGCGTGTTGGTTGAGCGGTCTCTCGTCCGAGACCGGTGAGGCGCTGGGTCGGTCCTGTCTCTCCGGGTCTGGGTGGCGTGGCGACCCTCGGGTGCGCGCGGAACCCTCCGACGCTGGGTTCGTTGTGGCCGGGTACGGCACTCATTGCGACGACCCCCTCTGGGGTGCAAATCAGTAGATCTGGGTATCAGTATGCGCTTCGTTGATGAAGTCCCTCGATTGGATATCACCGTTGCGGAATTCTTGAGGTGCAGGGGCCCGGGGGCTGGCGGTCGCGCCTGATCGCCTTTGATCGCCGAGAGGATAGCCGCGGCGGCCTGGATGTGACCCAGGCATCACTTAATCGAGCTTTGCTACCGCTCTGATAGTAATGCGGGACTTCGGTCAATCATGATCCAACTATTTGGGTCAAAGTCATTAAATGTAAAAATCCGTATTTACTTAGTTAAGTGGATCAGTAAATGCCATGCTAGCTCTAGATATCACTTTCTACTGAGTTACTGAATACAGCACTTGTGGAATTTAGTCTGCTGCCGAATTGGGTGAGCACTGAAGCACGGCATGGGGACGGAAAATATTAGGTGCATACAGTAGCTGTCTTCTGGATAGATAGTAGAATGATTTCTACTATCTAGATGTCGTATAAAACGTGCCTAACGCTAAGTCTCTGGCTTTCATATCGGCTTCACGATCGTGGAAGGAGCTAGCAAATGTTGATCTCACTGTTTTCTGCCCGTAAGGCCGCAGCTCGTGCGGTGGGTGTCGGCGTGCTGAGCGGAGCGATGCTCTTCGGCGCTGCCCCAGTGGCGCAGGCTGTGGAGGTGGCCGCCCCGACGCCCAGCGTCGCAGGTGCCGACTC is a genomic window containing:
- the fadD2 gene encoding long-chain-fatty-acid--CoA ligase FadD2, which produces MPNLPGLPGQTVTKLQHYLERGAAEAHYLRSIFESGALGFELPLTYAAMAADMRKWGDLAMLPAMHARRSPHRAALIDEDGTLTYKELDKAAHALANGLIAKGVRGGDGIAILARNHRWFVIANYGCARVGARIILLNSEFSGPQIKEVSEREGAKVIIYDDEYTKAVSLAEPSLGKLRALGVNPDESEPSGSTDETLAELIARSSSAPAPKVRKRASIIILTSGTTGTPKGANRNTPATLAPLGGVLSKVPFRAHEVTSLPAPMFHALGYLHATLAMFLGSTLVLRRRFKPATALEDIEKHQATAIVVVPVMLSRILDTLEKMETKPDLSSLRVVFVSGSQLGAELATRALDDLGPVIYNMYGSTEIAFATIAGPKDLQINSATVGPVVKGVKVKILDDSGKEVPRGQVGRIFVGNAFPFEGYTGGGGKQIIDGLLSSGDVGYFDEHGLLYVSGRDDEMIVSGGENVFPAEVEDLISGHPDVVEATAIGVDDKEWGARLRAFVVKKQDATIDEDAIKTYVRDHLARYKVPREVIFLDELPRNPTGKVLKRELRDFEVR
- a CDS encoding ATPase, whose product is MSAVPGHNEPSVGGFRAHPRVATPPRPGETGPTQRLTGLGRETAQPTREQRTRRTVDLSLATHRALDLWQQQAADRLGVARVTGQEVFTALIEQLLTDPKLSAQVTRTIQARR